The following proteins are co-located in the Vicugna pacos chromosome 3, VicPac4, whole genome shotgun sequence genome:
- the LOC140690625 gene encoding anoctamin-6-like — MKVLQVDESIIKPEQEFFIALFEKSCVNDFYIQDRDTFFNPATRSCICNFSLRQRTSAAPANRAFCTGNGLLLEA; from the exons atgaaagtcctccaagtggatgaaagtatcatcaagccggagcaagagtttttcattgccctatttgagaagagctgcgtgaatgacttttatattcaggatagagatacattcttcaatccagccaccagaagctgcatt tgcaacttcagcctccgtcagaggacctcagctgcccccgCGAACAGGGcgttctgtacagggaatgggctcctcctcgaagcatag